Proteins encoded within one genomic window of Couchioplanes caeruleus:
- the serC gene encoding phosphoserine transaminase, with product MTDPIRIPDDLKPVDGRFGSGPSKVRPEGVEALARLSTTFLGTSHRQQTVRRQVARLRTGIGEFFSLPDGYEVVISNGGTSAFWETATFGLVRDKAQFAEFGEFGAKFAKAVADAPFLAEPTVHRAPGGSAAYLSAEPGVDAYASVHNETSTGVAVPVKRVAGADPGALLLTDATSGGGSLDVDLTETDVYYLAPQKAFGSDGGLWIALMSPAAIERAHEIKASGRYIPQFLDLVTAIEQSRLEQTYNTPALATVFLAAEQIDWMNAQGGLGWATKRSAESAAAIYGWADRSDVASPFVTDPALRSHAVATIDFAEGVDAATLAKVLRANGIVDTEPYRKLGRNQLRVALYPTVDPADVEALTRCIDFVVSRL from the coding sequence GTGACTGATCCGATCCGCATCCCCGACGACCTCAAACCCGTCGACGGCCGGTTCGGTTCCGGCCCGAGCAAGGTGCGCCCGGAGGGCGTCGAGGCACTCGCCCGGCTGTCCACCACCTTCCTCGGGACGTCGCACCGGCAGCAGACGGTGAGGCGGCAGGTGGCCCGCCTGCGCACCGGGATCGGGGAGTTCTTCTCCCTTCCGGACGGCTACGAGGTGGTCATCAGCAACGGCGGCACCAGCGCCTTCTGGGAGACCGCCACCTTCGGACTGGTCCGCGACAAGGCCCAGTTCGCCGAGTTCGGCGAGTTCGGGGCCAAGTTCGCCAAGGCGGTCGCCGACGCACCCTTCCTCGCTGAGCCGACCGTGCACCGGGCGCCGGGCGGCAGCGCGGCCTACCTGAGCGCCGAGCCGGGCGTCGACGCGTACGCGAGCGTCCACAACGAGACGTCGACCGGCGTCGCCGTGCCGGTCAAGCGGGTCGCGGGCGCCGACCCGGGCGCGCTGCTGCTGACCGACGCCACCTCGGGCGGCGGCAGCCTGGACGTCGACCTCACCGAGACCGACGTCTACTACCTCGCGCCGCAGAAGGCGTTCGGCTCCGACGGTGGGCTCTGGATCGCGCTGATGTCGCCGGCGGCGATCGAGCGGGCGCACGAGATCAAGGCGTCGGGCCGCTACATCCCGCAGTTCCTCGACCTGGTCACCGCCATCGAGCAGTCCCGGCTCGAGCAGACGTACAACACCCCGGCGCTGGCCACGGTCTTCCTCGCCGCCGAGCAGATCGACTGGATGAACGCGCAGGGCGGCCTCGGCTGGGCGACCAAGCGCAGCGCCGAGAGCGCGGCGGCCATCTACGGCTGGGCGGACCGCTCCGACGTGGCCTCCCCGTTCGTCACCGATCCGGCGCTGCGTTCGCACGCGGTCGCCACGATCGACTTCGCCGAGGGTGTGGACGCCGCCACGCTCGCCAAGGTGTTGCGCGCGAACGGGATCGTGGACACCGAGCCGTACCGCAAGCTGGGCCGCAACCAGTTGCGGGTGGCGCTCTACCCCACCGTGGACCCGGCGGACGTCGAGGCGCTCACCCGCTGCATCGACTTCGTCGTCAGTCGCCTGTGA
- a CDS encoding MFS transporter, with translation MIDVRPLRGVAYRRMWIGNGVSYFGFQFTAVAVPVEMFAITHSSAWVGLLGIAGLVPLLIFGLWGGAAADVVDRRKLLLASSTLAWLSTVGLLVQALLGARSGVLLLVLTAVQSAGFAISSPTRQAIIPRIVPTALVPAANTLAYTTTTAGGVLGPLAAGLIFGTWSTGAGVTIAYAVDAVLFTISFWAAYKLPPIPPVHEDGLAEKPTAGLRGIADGLRFLAIQPVLLLSFAIDIIAMVLAMPRALFPEIAEDRFGGGAAVGWLFAAIAIGSVVGGLTSGWIGRVRRQGVALVVAVVVWGVAVGLAGLASSLWLMVLLLAVGGAADLVSAVYRQSILQVYAPDRLRGRLQGVFTVVVAGGPRLGDLRAGATADVTGPVASWVGGGFAAAGLAVVLALAFPALGRYRPPADIPANR, from the coding sequence ATGATCGACGTACGGCCGCTGCGCGGGGTCGCGTACCGGCGGATGTGGATCGGCAACGGAGTCTCCTACTTCGGCTTCCAGTTCACCGCGGTGGCCGTGCCCGTCGAGATGTTCGCGATCACGCACTCGTCCGCCTGGGTGGGCCTGCTCGGCATCGCCGGGCTCGTACCCCTGCTGATCTTCGGTCTCTGGGGCGGCGCCGCCGCCGACGTGGTGGACCGGCGCAAGCTGCTGCTCGCCAGCTCGACGCTGGCCTGGCTGTCCACCGTCGGCCTGCTGGTGCAGGCGTTGCTCGGGGCGCGCAGCGGTGTGCTGCTGCTGGTGCTCACGGCCGTGCAGTCGGCGGGTTTCGCGATCAGCTCGCCGACCCGGCAGGCGATCATCCCGCGGATCGTGCCCACCGCGCTGGTGCCCGCCGCCAACACCCTCGCCTACACCACGACGACCGCGGGCGGGGTGCTCGGGCCGCTCGCCGCGGGCCTCATCTTCGGCACCTGGTCGACCGGCGCCGGCGTCACCATCGCGTATGCGGTGGACGCCGTGCTTTTCACCATCTCCTTCTGGGCGGCGTACAAGCTGCCGCCCATCCCGCCGGTGCACGAGGACGGCCTTGCCGAGAAGCCGACCGCGGGACTGCGCGGCATCGCGGACGGCCTGCGGTTCCTCGCCATCCAGCCGGTACTCCTGCTCTCCTTCGCCATCGACATCATCGCGATGGTGCTGGCGATGCCCCGGGCGTTGTTCCCGGAGATCGCCGAGGACCGGTTCGGCGGCGGCGCCGCGGTCGGCTGGCTGTTCGCCGCGATCGCGATCGGCTCGGTGGTCGGCGGCCTCACCTCCGGCTGGATCGGCCGGGTACGGCGCCAGGGCGTCGCGCTGGTCGTCGCGGTGGTCGTCTGGGGTGTGGCGGTCGGCCTCGCCGGGCTGGCGAGCTCGCTGTGGCTGATGGTGTTGCTGCTCGCGGTCGGCGGCGCGGCCGACCTCGTCAGCGCGGTCTACCGGCAGTCGATCCTGCAGGTGTACGCGCCGGACCGGCTGCGCGGCCGTCTGCAGGGCGTCTTCACCGTCGTCGTGGCCGGCGGCCCGCGGCTGGGCGACCTGCGCGCGGGCGCCACCGCGGACGTCACCGGACCCGTGGCGTCCTGGGTGGGTGGTGGCTTCGCCGCTGCCGGGCTGGCCGTGGTGCTGGCCCTCGCCTTTCCCGCACTCGGCCGATACCGTCCCCCGGCTGACATCCCGGCGAACCGATAA
- a CDS encoding FadR/GntR family transcriptional regulator, translated as MNLGPVPRAESLSGRVIAELRHQITSGAWPVGHRIPTELELVTQLGVARNTVREAVRALAHNGLLDIRQGSGTYVVATSELAGVMQRRFATADPAHVRELRGTLEAAAAAFAARRRTDDDLDRLETLYARREQAWTMGERDAFVDADAAFHQAVVAASHNEVLIELYADLGQVIRESLRGHFGASLSPDEYKEHHTLLEAIRAGDAAVATAEAASYTSSCDTPH; from the coding sequence ATGAATCTGGGTCCCGTGCCGAGAGCGGAATCACTGTCCGGCCGCGTGATCGCCGAGCTGCGTCACCAGATCACCTCGGGCGCCTGGCCGGTCGGTCACCGCATCCCCACCGAGCTCGAGCTGGTCACCCAGCTCGGTGTGGCCCGCAACACCGTCCGCGAGGCGGTACGCGCCCTCGCCCACAACGGCCTCCTGGACATCCGGCAGGGCTCGGGCACCTACGTCGTGGCCACCAGCGAGCTGGCCGGCGTCATGCAACGCCGGTTCGCCACCGCGGACCCCGCGCACGTGCGCGAGCTGCGCGGCACGCTCGAGGCGGCCGCCGCGGCCTTCGCGGCCCGCCGGCGCACCGACGACGACCTCGACCGGCTGGAGACCCTGTACGCCCGGCGGGAGCAGGCCTGGACCATGGGCGAGCGGGACGCCTTCGTCGACGCCGACGCCGCCTTCCACCAGGCCGTGGTGGCGGCTTCCCACAACGAGGTGCTGATCGAGCTGTACGCCGACCTCGGTCAGGTGATCAGGGAGTCGCTGCGGGGCCATTTCGGGGCCTCGCTGAGCCCGGACGAATACAAGGAGCACCACACCCTGCTGGAGGCGATCCGCGCCGGAGACGCCGCGGTCGCCACCGCGGAAGCTGCCTCGTACACGTCATCCTGCGATACCCCCCACTGA
- the sepH gene encoding septation protein SepH, whose amino-acid sequence MRPVRFVALSEDGQALVLADEVGRLLALPIDDRVSGALHHEGGGGTVTPNSTAVALTGESMATLSPRDIQARIRSGESAEDVARVAGVPVDRVLRYAGPVLQERAMLAQHARRTRLKTSDSGAPLAEVVDSRLAQHGIDTEKISWDAFRRDDGTWRIIATWPSGKATAQAVWDLDKGRQVVAPHDDMAQYLCAERPTQILGQEPAPERGGHERGGHGLPGPTRTAEPGRAGRGLSTDAPRPVRDPIRAGRDALLASLDRPLGGERPGRGLEPAAPETRRPVAGGAAALLGGGAGSAFDDDADLPKEVPAVPSLAVLRPRRTVGAQPGESEAEEPAKPRKRLPSWDDVLFGGGPAARESS is encoded by the coding sequence ATGCGGCCGGTACGCTTCGTCGCCCTCTCCGAGGACGGTCAGGCCCTGGTGCTCGCCGACGAGGTCGGCCGGCTCCTGGCACTCCCCATCGACGACCGCGTCAGCGGCGCCCTGCATCACGAGGGCGGCGGCGGCACCGTGACGCCGAACAGCACCGCGGTGGCACTGACCGGCGAATCGATGGCCACACTGTCCCCGCGGGACATCCAGGCACGGATCCGCTCGGGCGAGTCCGCCGAGGACGTCGCGCGCGTCGCGGGCGTGCCGGTCGACCGGGTCCTGCGCTACGCCGGCCCGGTTCTGCAGGAACGGGCCATGCTCGCGCAGCACGCCCGCCGCACCCGGCTGAAGACATCGGACTCCGGTGCGCCGCTGGCCGAGGTGGTCGACAGCCGGCTCGCCCAGCACGGCATCGACACGGAGAAGATCTCCTGGGACGCGTTCCGCCGCGACGACGGCACCTGGCGCATCATCGCCACCTGGCCGTCCGGCAAGGCCACCGCGCAGGCGGTCTGGGACCTGGACAAGGGCCGCCAGGTGGTCGCGCCGCACGACGACATGGCGCAGTATCTGTGCGCCGAGCGGCCCACCCAGATCCTCGGCCAGGAGCCCGCCCCCGAGCGCGGCGGGCACGAGCGCGGCGGGCACGGCCTGCCCGGCCCGACCCGGACGGCGGAGCCCGGCCGCGCCGGTCGCGGACTGTCGACGGATGCGCCCCGCCCGGTCCGCGATCCGATCCGTGCCGGACGCGACGCCCTGCTGGCCTCACTCGACCGTCCGCTGGGCGGCGAACGTCCCGGCCGCGGCCTCGAGCCGGCCGCACCGGAAACCCGCCGCCCGGTCGCGGGTGGCGCCGCGGCGCTGCTCGGCGGCGGCGCCGGCTCGGCCTTCGACGACGACGCGGACCTGCCCAAGGAGGTCCCGGCGGTGCCGAGCCTGGCCGTCCTCCGGCCGCGCCGCACCGTCGGCGCCCAGCCCGGCGAATCCGAGGCGGAGGAGCCGGCGAAGCCCCGCAAGCGCCTCCCGAGCTGGGACGACGTGTTGTTCGGCGGCGGCCCGGCCGCCCGCGAGAGCTCCTGA
- a CDS encoding CynX/NimT family MFS transporter, protein MTLTSTGHSSIGSSSAGMGSSAGHADVVSGGDPGASPRRGLFAVRGRGLAVAALVLAAINLRPAVASLGPVLAEVRESLGMSATVAGLLTSVPALCFAVIGSTAPLLARRWGTAGAVAVGATALALGLAVRPWAGGTPLFLALTALAFAGIALANVLLPVVVKQWFPDRVGAMTGLYSVALNLGASAAAAVTVPLTGAFGGDWRLGLGVWAVAAALALPLWVRLARVRTGAHPRQGTAARPAGPAPRLWREPVAWALAVFFGLQSTNAYVIMGWLPQVFRDAGLSASTAGLLFAVIALLGVPLSFGLSAVAGRLPRQSGIAVGLGLFGLAGFAGLCVAPAAAPWVWSILLGISNCAFPLALTMIALRGRDAAVVARLSAFAQSTGYLLSIPGPVVVGALYQHSGSWRVPLALMAALMVPQMVAGYLAGRDRRIG, encoded by the coding sequence ATGACGTTGACCAGCACCGGCCATTCCTCTATCGGCAGCAGTTCCGCCGGGATGGGTAGTTCTGCCGGTCACGCCGACGTCGTCAGCGGTGGCGACCCCGGTGCTTCGCCCCGCCGCGGTCTTTTCGCCGTTCGCGGTCGAGGCTTGGCCGTCGCCGCGCTGGTGCTCGCGGCGATCAACCTGCGGCCGGCCGTGGCCAGCCTGGGGCCGGTGCTCGCCGAGGTGCGCGAGAGCCTCGGCATGAGCGCCACGGTCGCCGGTCTGCTCACCTCCGTGCCGGCGCTCTGCTTCGCGGTGATCGGCTCCACCGCGCCCCTGCTCGCCCGCAGGTGGGGGACGGCCGGAGCGGTCGCGGTCGGCGCGACGGCGCTGGCGCTCGGGCTCGCGGTGCGCCCCTGGGCCGGCGGCACGCCCCTCTTCCTGGCGCTGACCGCGCTCGCCTTCGCCGGGATCGCGCTCGCCAACGTGCTGCTGCCCGTCGTCGTCAAGCAGTGGTTCCCCGACCGGGTCGGTGCCATGACGGGCCTGTACTCGGTCGCACTCAATCTGGGCGCCTCCGCCGCCGCCGCGGTCACCGTGCCGCTGACCGGGGCGTTCGGCGGGGACTGGCGGCTCGGCCTCGGCGTCTGGGCGGTGGCGGCCGCGCTGGCCCTGCCCCTGTGGGTCCGCCTTGCGCGCGTCCGCACCGGCGCCCATCCGCGACAGGGGACGGCCGCTCGGCCGGCCGGGCCGGCGCCGCGTCTGTGGCGCGAGCCCGTGGCCTGGGCGCTTGCGGTCTTCTTCGGGCTGCAATCCACCAACGCGTACGTGATCATGGGTTGGCTTCCCCAGGTCTTCCGGGACGCAGGGCTGTCGGCGAGCACCGCGGGTCTGCTGTTCGCCGTGATCGCGCTGCTGGGAGTGCCGTTGTCGTTCGGGCTCTCCGCGGTGGCGGGCCGGCTGCCGCGCCAGAGTGGGATCGCCGTCGGGCTGGGGCTCTTCGGCCTGGCCGGCTTCGCCGGGCTCTGTGTCGCGCCCGCCGCGGCGCCCTGGGTGTGGTCGATCCTGCTGGGCATCTCGAACTGCGCGTTCCCGCTCGCACTGACGATGATCGCGCTGCGGGGTCGGGACGCCGCGGTCGTGGCCCGGCTGTCCGCCTTCGCGCAGAGCACCGGATATCTGCTATCGATCCCCGGACCGGTCGTCGTCGGCGCGCTCTACCAGCACAGCGGAAGCTGGCGGGTGCCACTCGCGCTCATGGCGGCGCTCATGGTGCCCCAGATGGTCGCCGGCTACCTCGCCGGCCGTGACCGCCGGATCGGCTGA
- a CDS encoding GNAT family N-acetyltransferase — MTVELRPVTKDDFRAVIKLEVAPDQSGFVAPNVVGIAETHIYPDAEPRAVYADGELVGFVLLHPGDNPGEHVLVRLMIDHRFQGRGLGRQALEAAVAFAASEHGAHTVRLSFVPSNDRARGLYLSAGFAETGEIDDGEIVMARKITGD; from the coding sequence ATGACCGTCGAACTCCGCCCGGTGACCAAGGACGACTTCCGCGCCGTCATCAAGCTGGAGGTCGCTCCCGACCAGTCCGGTTTCGTGGCGCCGAACGTCGTCGGCATCGCCGAGACCCACATCTATCCGGACGCCGAGCCGCGCGCCGTCTACGCGGACGGGGAGTTGGTCGGCTTCGTGCTGCTGCATCCGGGCGACAACCCGGGCGAGCACGTCCTCGTCCGCCTCATGATCGACCACCGGTTCCAGGGTCGCGGGCTGGGCCGGCAGGCGCTCGAGGCCGCCGTCGCGTTCGCCGCGAGCGAGCACGGGGCCCATACCGTACGGCTCAGCTTCGTGCCGTCCAACGACCGGGCCCGCGGGCTCTACCTCTCCGCGGGCTTCGCCGAGACCGGGGAGATCGACGACGGGGAGATCGTCATGGCCCGCAAGATCACAGGCGACTGA
- a CDS encoding citrate synthase 2: protein MSDFKPGLEGVVAFETEIAEPDKDGGSLRYRGVDIEDLIGQVSFGSVWALLVDGRFGPGLPPAEPFPVPVHSGDIRVDVQSAVAMLAPYWGLSQLLDVDDDQVRTDLARVSVTALSFVAQAARGLGLPAVPQKDIDKAQTIVERFMKRWRGEPDPRHVKAVDAYFISAAEHGLNASTFTARIVASTGADAAACISSGIGALSGPLHGGAPSRVLHMIEAVERSGDAEGYVKGVLDRGERLMGFGHRVYRAEDPRARVLRRTAQELGAPRFEVAEALERAALTELQARKPDRVLATNVEFWSAVVLDFAEVPAHMFTSMFTCARVAGWSAHILEQKKLGRIVRPSARYVGPPARKPQDVEGWDAVPHNL from the coding sequence GTGTCCGATTTCAAGCCGGGCCTGGAGGGCGTCGTCGCCTTCGAGACCGAGATCGCCGAGCCCGACAAGGACGGCGGCTCCCTGCGCTACCGGGGAGTCGACATCGAGGACCTCATCGGGCAGGTGTCCTTCGGCAGCGTCTGGGCGCTGCTGGTCGACGGGCGGTTCGGGCCCGGGCTGCCGCCGGCCGAGCCGTTCCCGGTGCCGGTGCACTCCGGCGACATCCGGGTCGACGTGCAGTCCGCGGTCGCGATGCTGGCGCCGTACTGGGGGCTCTCCCAGCTTCTGGACGTCGACGACGACCAGGTCCGCACCGACCTGGCCCGGGTGTCGGTGACCGCTCTGTCGTTCGTGGCCCAGGCCGCGCGCGGGCTGGGCCTGCCGGCCGTGCCACAGAAGGACATCGACAAGGCACAGACGATCGTCGAGCGCTTCATGAAGCGGTGGCGGGGCGAGCCGGATCCCCGGCACGTCAAGGCGGTCGACGCGTACTTCATCTCCGCCGCCGAACACGGGCTCAACGCCTCCACTTTCACGGCACGGATCGTCGCGTCCACCGGTGCGGACGCCGCCGCCTGCATCTCCTCCGGCATCGGCGCCCTCTCCGGGCCGCTGCACGGCGGAGCGCCCTCCCGCGTGCTGCACATGATCGAGGCCGTCGAGCGCAGCGGCGACGCCGAGGGATACGTCAAGGGCGTCCTCGACCGCGGCGAGCGCCTGATGGGTTTCGGCCACCGCGTCTACCGCGCCGAGGACCCGCGGGCCCGGGTGCTGCGCCGGACGGCCCAGGAGCTGGGCGCGCCCCGATTCGAGGTGGCCGAGGCGCTGGAACGCGCCGCCCTCACCGAACTGCAGGCGCGCAAGCCCGACCGCGTCCTGGCGACCAACGTGGAGTTCTGGTCCGCGGTCGTGCTCGACTTCGCCGAGGTCCCGGCGCACATGTTCACCTCGATGTTCACCTGTGCCCGGGTGGCCGGGTGGAGCGCGCACATCCTGGAGCAGAAGAAGCTCGGCCGCATCGTGCGGCCCAGCGCGCGCTACGTGGGACCGCCCGCCCGCAAGCCCCAGGACGTGGAGGGCTGGGACGCGGTCCCGCATAATCTGTAA
- the pdxH gene encoding pyridoxamine 5'-phosphate oxidase, giving the protein MRRDYTERGALLESDLAAAWPEQFARWFSEALEYALPEPNAMIVATADAAARPSARTVLLKDYDERGFVFFTNYTSRKGTEALENPQASLVFPWFAMQRQVIVGGAVEKVDRAETEAYFASRPRGSRLGAWASPQSRVVPDRAAVDAGLEAAVERFGADGEVPAPPHWGGLRVVPETVEFWQGRSNRLHDRLRYRRTGGKWVVERLAP; this is encoded by the coding sequence ATGCGGCGCGACTACACCGAGCGCGGGGCGCTGCTCGAGAGCGACCTGGCCGCGGCCTGGCCGGAGCAGTTCGCCCGCTGGTTCTCCGAGGCGCTGGAGTACGCGCTGCCCGAGCCCAACGCCATGATCGTGGCGACCGCGGACGCCGCCGCGCGGCCGAGCGCCCGGACCGTCCTGCTCAAGGACTACGACGAGCGTGGTTTCGTGTTCTTCACCAACTACACGTCGCGCAAGGGCACCGAGGCGCTGGAGAACCCGCAGGCGAGCCTGGTGTTCCCGTGGTTCGCCATGCAGCGGCAGGTGATCGTGGGCGGCGCCGTGGAGAAGGTGGACCGGGCCGAGACCGAGGCGTACTTCGCGAGTCGGCCGCGGGGTTCCCGGCTCGGCGCGTGGGCGAGCCCGCAGAGCCGGGTGGTGCCGGACCGGGCCGCCGTCGACGCGGGGCTCGAGGCCGCCGTGGAGCGCTTCGGCGCCGACGGCGAGGTGCCCGCCCCGCCGCACTGGGGCGGCCTACGGGTAGTGCCGGAGACCGTCGAGTTCTGGCAGGGACGCAGCAATCGCCTGCACGACCGGCTGCGCTACCGCCGCACCGGCGGGAAATGGGTCGTCGAGCGGCTCGCCCCGTGA
- a CDS encoding aldose 1-epimerase family protein has protein sequence MSAVVSARSGTQWTIEAGGHRATLAEVGGVLRGYAVGAVEVVDGFGPDEISPASAGQLLAPWPNRIRDGRYTFEGTSYQLPLTEPGKHNAIHGLANWARWRLADRTPDSVTLEFELPAQIGYPWPLTLRTRWSVGAEGLRSDQEVVNTGDANAPWGFSVHPYLRLPGVAVDDILLRVPGRTKVLTDARLLPIGAVKVAGGEFDFTAPRRIGAAKLDTTWGDVITEADGGSSVTIAAPDGSQAVTVWGDESFKWWQVFTGDTLSGERFRRSLAIEPMTCPPDAFRSGRDLVVLAPGQAWQASWGIRKAG, from the coding sequence GTGAGTGCTGTCGTGTCGGCGAGATCCGGGACTCAGTGGACGATCGAGGCGGGCGGCCATCGGGCCACGCTCGCGGAGGTCGGCGGCGTGCTGCGCGGCTACGCCGTGGGTGCGGTCGAGGTGGTGGACGGGTTCGGGCCGGACGAGATCTCGCCCGCCTCGGCGGGTCAGCTTCTCGCGCCGTGGCCCAACCGGATCCGCGACGGGCGCTACACGTTCGAGGGCACGTCGTACCAACTGCCTCTCACCGAGCCGGGCAAGCACAACGCGATCCACGGGCTGGCCAACTGGGCCCGGTGGCGCCTCGCCGACCGGACGCCGGATTCCGTCACGCTCGAGTTCGAGCTGCCGGCGCAGATCGGATATCCGTGGCCGCTCACGTTGCGGACCCGGTGGAGCGTCGGCGCCGAGGGGCTCCGCTCCGATCAGGAGGTTGTCAACACCGGCGACGCGAACGCGCCCTGGGGCTTCTCGGTCCACCCGTACCTGCGGCTGCCCGGTGTGGCCGTGGACGACATCCTGCTGCGGGTGCCGGGCCGCACCAAGGTCCTGACCGACGCCCGGTTGCTGCCGATCGGCGCGGTGAAGGTGGCCGGCGGCGAGTTCGACTTCACCGCGCCGCGCCGCATCGGCGCGGCCAAGCTCGACACGACCTGGGGAGACGTGATCACCGAGGCGGACGGCGGCTCCTCGGTCACCATCGCGGCGCCCGACGGCAGCCAGGCGGTGACGGTCTGGGGCGACGAGAGCTTCAAGTGGTGGCAGGTGTTCACGGGCGACACGCTCAGCGGCGAGCGGTTCCGCCGATCCCTGGCGATCGAGCCGATGACCTGCCCGCCCGACGCATTCCGGTCCGGGCGTGACCTGGTCGTGCTGGCGCCAGGGCAGGCCTGGCAGGCGTCCTGGGGCATCCGGAAGGCGGGCTGA
- the thpR gene encoding RNA 2',3'-cyclic phosphodiesterase, whose protein sequence is MRLFVAIYPPDDVRKDLWQRLGPGRQGLTAIEKWHVTLAFLGEVSEECRPALEEALARVTVPRGRELRLRGGGDFGGRVIWAGVEGELGDLNEAVRAAARGVGVSPDGRPYTPHLTVSYASDDAVRQALDGYAGPSWTLGEIALVRVEPDGAYTTLRTW, encoded by the coding sequence GTGCGGCTTTTCGTGGCGATCTATCCTCCGGACGACGTCCGCAAGGACCTGTGGCAGCGACTCGGACCGGGCCGGCAAGGCCTGACAGCGATCGAGAAATGGCATGTGACGCTCGCATTCCTCGGCGAGGTGAGCGAGGAATGCCGGCCCGCGCTGGAGGAGGCCCTCGCTCGCGTGACCGTGCCGCGCGGGCGTGAGCTGCGCCTGCGGGGTGGCGGTGACTTCGGCGGCAGGGTGATCTGGGCCGGAGTGGAGGGTGAGCTCGGCGACCTCAACGAGGCGGTCCGGGCGGCCGCGCGGGGCGTCGGGGTGTCGCCGGACGGTCGTCCGTACACGCCGCATCTGACCGTCTCGTACGCGAGCGACGACGCCGTACGGCAGGCTCTCGACGGCTATGCCGGGCCTTCGTGGACTCTCGGCGAGATCGCGCTGGTGCGCGTGGAGCCGGACGGCGCCTACACCACGCTGCGGACCTGGTAG
- a CDS encoding MFS transporter, with the protein MRAVLSTTFRSLQVRNYRIFSTGQLVKLVGVWMMFTAQDWLVLDLSGNSPGALGMVTALQFIPVLLLTLWGGKLADRYDKRALLIVANAIFAVTAIVFAALVAVGVVVLWHVFLFALLLGAASAIETPVRQAFVSELVELPLLPNALALSAATFNTARIGGPALAGVALALFGTGPVFLIATVLAIAPVFSYWRMRPADLHRSGKPVKAGDAKIVDGLRYVWKRQDLLLPIGLMAAIGMIGFNFPVTLAALAKIHFHAGPSSFGLLTTALAAGALVGALAGSGRRTRPGAYRVLGAALAFSVFEVAVGFAPTFAVAMILLVPTGFFSIYLAQACNHRVQMGVDARYRGRVMALYVLVFLGTTPAGATLAGWWGEHFGVPSSIWAAGIVCLVATAAALLWQLRASGDRLSVQADPRPRLTLIRTPAAEEEDRPAVAA; encoded by the coding sequence GTGCGGGCAGTGCTGAGCACGACTTTCAGGTCCCTGCAGGTTCGTAACTACCGGATCTTTTCGACCGGTCAGCTCGTGAAGCTGGTCGGCGTATGGATGATGTTCACCGCACAGGACTGGCTGGTGCTCGACCTCTCCGGCAACTCGCCGGGTGCCCTGGGCATGGTCACCGCCCTGCAGTTCATCCCGGTGCTGCTACTGACCCTCTGGGGCGGCAAGCTCGCCGACCGGTACGACAAGCGCGCCCTGCTGATCGTCGCCAACGCGATCTTCGCGGTCACCGCGATCGTCTTCGCCGCCCTCGTGGCCGTCGGGGTCGTCGTGCTCTGGCACGTGTTCCTGTTCGCCCTGCTCCTGGGCGCCGCCAGCGCCATCGAGACCCCGGTCCGGCAAGCGTTCGTGTCCGAGCTGGTGGAGCTGCCGCTGCTGCCGAACGCGCTGGCGCTGTCCGCGGCGACCTTCAACACCGCACGCATCGGCGGTCCGGCGCTGGCCGGCGTCGCCCTCGCGCTGTTCGGCACCGGCCCGGTGTTCCTCATCGCCACGGTGCTGGCGATCGCGCCGGTGTTCAGCTACTGGCGGATGCGCCCGGCCGACCTGCACCGCTCCGGCAAGCCGGTCAAGGCCGGCGATGCGAAGATCGTCGACGGTCTCAGGTACGTCTGGAAGCGGCAGGATCTGCTGCTGCCGATCGGGCTCATGGCGGCCATCGGCATGATCGGTTTCAACTTCCCGGTCACGCTGGCCGCCCTCGCGAAGATCCACTTCCACGCCGGCCCGTCGTCCTTCGGCCTTTTGACCACGGCTCTGGCGGCCGGGGCGCTCGTCGGGGCGCTCGCCGGCAGCGGGCGGCGCACCAGGCCGGGCGCCTACCGGGTGCTCGGCGCGGCCCTGGCCTTCAGCGTCTTCGAGGTGGCGGTGGGCTTCGCGCCGACGTTCGCCGTCGCGATGATCCTGCTCGTGCCCACCGGCTTCTTCTCGATCTACCTGGCCCAGGCCTGCAACCACCGGGTGCAGATGGGCGTGGACGCGCGCTACCGGGGCCGTGTGATGGCGCTGTACGTCTTGGTCTTCCTGGGCACGACGCCGGCCGGCGCCACGCTGGCCGGCTGGTGGGGCGAGCATTTCGGGGTGCCGTCGAGCATCTGGGCGGCGGGCATCGTCTGCCTGGTGGCGACGGCCGCGGCGCTGCTCTGGCAGTTGCGGGCCAGCGGTGACCGGCTGAGCGTACAGGCCGACCCGCGGCCTCGCCTGACCCTGATCCGCACCCCGGCGGCGGAGGAAGAGGATCGGCCCGCCGTCGCCGCCTGA